Part of the Sinorhizobium sp. BG8 genome, GCGGATCGATCTCCGCTTCATAGGTCACGTGGCCGCAATGGCATTGGCCGTCGATATGCATCCGCTCTTCCCCGCTTTCGCGTCGTCGATCAGGCCGCGAGCATACCACAGTCTCTTGCGGCATTACCCGGGAAGAGAAGCGGGGAGGCGTGACGCCTCACCGCCTGCCTGCCTGGTCAGTGCGCGGGTTTGATGAACGTTCCATTCTGCAGCTCGCGCATGGCCTGCTGCAGCTCCTCCCGCGTGTTCATCACGATCGGCCCATGCCAGGCGACCGGCTCCTGGATAGGCTTGCCTGTCACGAGAAGGAAGCGGATACCCTTCTCGCCGGCCTGGACCGTGATGTGGTCTCCGGTATCGAACACGACCAGGGTCCGGTCGCCCGAGAGGTCACGGATATTGAGTTCTTCGCCGGCGAACTCCTTCTCGACTTTCACGCCAAACGGCTTGGAAGCATCGCGGAAGGTGCCGGATCCGGCAAATATGTAAGCGAATGCTGACCGATAAGCATCGATCGGCAGTGTCTTCTTCTGCCCGGGAGGAACGGAGACATCGAGATAGACTGGTTCTGCCGCAATCCCGTCGACCGGCCCGGACTTGCCCCAGAAACTGCCGCTGATGATGCGGACAGCGGTGCCGTCGTCATCGACCACGACCGGAATATCGGCCGCTTTGATGTCCTGGTAGCGCGGTGACGTCATCTTGAGCGACGACGGCAGGTTGGCCCAGAGCTGGAAGCCGTGCATGCGGCCTGCGAAATCTCCCTTGGGCATCTCCTGATGGAGAATACCGCTCCCCGCCGTCATCCACTGCACGTCGCCGGCCCCCATCAGGCCCCGATTGCCAAGACTGTCGCCGTGCTCGACGGTTCCTGCAAGCACGTAGGTGATCGTTTCGATGCCGCGATGAGGATGCCACGGGAAGCCCCGGATGTAATCCTTGGGATCGTCGTTGCGGAAATCGTCCATCATGAGAAAAGGATCGGTCATCGAGGGATCCCCGAAGCCGAAGACGCGGTGCAGCTTCACGCCGGCGCCTTCCATGGTGGGGCGGGCAATACTCTCGTGCTTTACGGGTCTGAGCGACATTGAGGTTCCTTTCGCGTGACTTGCTGGCCAATATAGGCTCCGCCATCCGCTTCAGAAACCATGAGCGGCGGAAACGCAGTGTTCACGCTCCGCTATAGTTTCGCCAAGATTGGCCTGTCCCTCGTTGCCTGTGAACCGCCCGATTCTTTCCAGGAGTTTACTTTCGTTAACGCATTTTTACCGAATACGCCCGACAATCGGATGCGTCTTATGGTTAATGCCTCATGAATGCGCCGGATTGACGATGTCCGGCGAAGGAAGCGAGAACCTGATGTGCCGCTGGGCAGCCTACCGCGGAGAACCGCTCTACCTCGAAGAAATTGTTTCCTCGCCTGCACATTCCCTCATCGAACAGTCCCATTGCGCCACGCGCGCAAAGACGGCGACGAACGGCGATGGCTTCGGCATCGCCTGGTATGGTGACCACCCCCACCCGGGGCGCTACCGTGACATCCTGCCGGCCTGGTCGGACTGCAATCTGAAGAGTCTCGCCCGCCAGATCAGATCACCGCTCTTCCTCGCCCACGTGCGCGCCGCCACCGGAGGCGGTACCCGGCGGGACAATTGTCATCCCTTCGTCCACGATGTCTGGTCGTTCATGCACAACGGCCAGATTTCGGATTTCGAGCATCTGCGCCGGCCTCTCGAAACCATGCTGGACAACGACCTCTATGCTGCGCGGACCGGTGCCACCGACTCCGAATTGCTGTTCCTGCTCGCACTGCAGTTCGGGCTCGACCGCGACCCGCTGGGGGCGGTTGCCGAGACGGTTGCCTTTGTGGAACGTCTGGCGGGCCACCTCGAGCGCAGGGTCCTCGTGCGCTTCACCGCCGCATTCTCGAACGGGCGGAAACTCTATGCCGTCCGCTATGCAACCGATTTCCGGGCACCCACGCTTTACGCTGCCCCGATGGGTGGCCGCGGCGGCTACTGCCTCGTATCGGAACCCCTCAACGATGATAGCGAGGCCTGGGTGGAAATCCCTGATGGCTGCGCAGTGGTTCTTGATGAGGACGGCGTGGATGTTTGCCTGTTCTCACCGGCCGGGCGTCCCGCCGAGGCGATCGAGAAGCTGGCACTGGCGCTCTAGGGCCGAAGCGAGGCGGTGCGGCAACAGATCCGCGGCCGCGGCCAATTTCCGCCCTGAAGCCGTCCCTCGCGGCGCTCCTCAGCGGGGCTTCCTCGCCGCTGGCTCCGTCGTGCGCTCCGCAATCAGCGCCGCCAGACGTTCCGCCACCTCTTCCTTGGCGAGTTCGGGCCACTGTTCGGTGCCGCCGGCCGAAATGATCCTGACGCTGTTTCTGGGGCCTCCCATGATGCCGGTCGCTGGAGAGACATCGTTTGCGACGATGAAGTCGGCGCCCTTGCGCTGAAGCTTGGCGCGCCCGTTCTCCTCCACATTCTGGGTTTCCGCGGCAAAACCGATCACGAGCTTCGGCCGCAGCGCATGATGGCCAATCGTCTTGAGGATGTCCGGGTTCTCCGCAAGCTGGAGGGCCGGGGGCACGCCGTCGGCCTGTTTCTTCACCTTTTCGGATGCCTCGGAGGCGACGCGCCAGTCCGCGACGGCCGCCACCATGACAGCAATGTCGGCGGGAAGTTCGGCGAGCACGGCGTTCAACATTTCCTCCGCGCGCTCGACCCGCACGACGGTGACGCCTTCGGGATCGGGAATGGTCACCGGACCGGTGACCAGCGCAACGTCTGCGCCGAGCTTTGCGAGAGCTGCGGCTATCGCATGCCCCTGACGGCCGGATGAGCGGTTGGCTATGTAGCGGACGGGATCTATGGGCTCGTGCGTCGGGCCCGACGTCACAATCGCCTTTCTCCCGGCGAGTGGTTTCGGTTGGTCGTCGAGCAGGGTTTCAGCGCGTGCCACGATCTCCAGCGGCTCGGCCATGCGTCCGGCTCCTGCCTCTCCGCTCTCGGCCATCTCGCCGCTGTTCGGGCCGATGAACCGGATGTGGTCGGCGCGAAGCGTCTCGACGTTTCTCCGGGTTGCAGGATGCGCCCACATCTTCGGGTTCATCGCCGGAGCGACCAAGACCGGACGATCGGTGGCGAGCAGAATGGTCGAGGCGAGGTCGTCCGCAAGTCCGTTCGCCATCTTCGCCATGAGGTCGGCGGTGGCCGGCGCGACGATCACCAGGTCGCACTCCCGCGCCAGCCGGATGTGGCCGACGTCTTGCTCGTCCTCGCGCGAGAACACGTCCGTATAGACGCGATCGGCTGCGAGCGCGCCCACGGCAAGTGGCGTCACGAATTGCTGCGCACCCGCGGTCATGACCGGACGCACGGCTGCCCCGCGCTCGCGAAGGCGGCGGATCAGGTCAAGGCTCTTGTAGGCCGCGATGCCGCCCGAGATGATGAGGAGAATACGTTTGCCGGCTACGGACATGGGGTACTCCGAATACTGCAGGCCTGAACTGTCACGCCCGTCGAAAGCCAGCTGGCGGGCGGTCGGCACTGTCGTAGCTGTTCCCGCGTCGAATTCCAAGATGCAACGGGGTGCGCAATGCGTCGGTCATGGTCGCGAGGCGGAACGCCCTTCACGAACCCTCGTCCGGAATGTTGAGAATGTGTCCGCAGGCCTTGCAATGCACTGCGTCGGCATCGTGCCGGCCAAGACCGCACTCCGGGCAGGAATAGGTCACCTTGTAGGGGCGGACGATCGCCTGGGCGAGGCGCACGAAAAGCGAGATGCCGATGATCATCGTCACGATCGAGGTCAGCTTTCCGAGCGTCCCCGGCAGCGTAATGTCGCCAAAGCCTGTGGTGGTCACGGTCGCGACTGTGAAATAGAGGGCGTCCACGAAGCCGGCGGCCCCTTCGTCCGCGTAGAAGAAGTTGCTGTAGACGAAGCCGGTCACCACGAAGAGGAAGACCACGAAGTTTACGCAGGCCTGTATCACGTCCTCGTAGGCCTGGTAGCCCCGGCGCCGCAGGAACAGGGTGACCAGCTTGCTCTGGCTGATGGCCCAGATCCTGAGCACGCGAAGAAAGGCGAAGTTCGAGAGCTGGTTCGGAAAGAGCAGTGTTGCGAGGATGATGAAGTCGACCCACGTGAGCGGGCGCGTTAGCCAGTAGCGAAGGTTGGGGGCGATCAGCGCGCGAGCCGCCAGTTCGAACGCAATGACGGCTGCAACGGCAAAGTCGATCACCACGTAGGAGGGGCCCTTGCGCAGGTAGGGCCCGGCGAGGAAGAACAGGATGACCGCCACGTCGATCAAGAGCATCGCGATCTGGAACTGGACGGCTGATGCATCCCCGCCGAAGTAAAGCTGTCTGAGACGACGCCGAAGCGCGTCGACCAAAGGCTGTCTCCGTGTGTCTGGATGCGGCTCGTCCATCATTCCCGACAATTTATACCAAGGACCGGCGATAGGAAGCCCTCAGAACTTGGCCCTGATCGTGCCGAGGATCGTGCGGCCGGGACCCGGAATGCCGTATGCCACCTCGAAGTCGTTGTCGAAGGCATTGAGGAGCTGGAGCCCCGCTTCAAGATGGCCGCTGTCGGATTTCCACCCGAATGCGATGTCTGTGGTGTTGTAGTCGTCGATCTCGGCGCCGATTTTTGCACCGACGCGGGGTCCCACGAAGGTCTGGGCGACGGTTGCCTTCCAGCGCGCCTCGCTGACGTAGGTGAAGCCGACCTGCCCCACATAGTCGGGGATCAGCGGAACGCCGAAGTCACCTCCCGTGACGGGGGTGGTATCCTCGCTGTCGTTCCAGCTCATCGTGCCGAATGCCCCGAGCCCGCCGCCGATCCAGTAGTTGGCGCTGATGCTGAACCGGTCGATCTTGCCCGTGATCGTGTCGAAGTATCCGAGCAGACCCGGGATTTCCATGGCTACGCCGTCGAACGTCTGGTGCTGGTACTCGACGGCCGTGAAAAACCTCTCGCTCCACTCCGCATCCCACCGCACCGCTGCGGTCTCCGTCTGGCCGCCGATGAAGAGGGAAAGGTCGAGCGGCGCAAGGCCGACGGTAGAGATCGGGGACAACGTGTAGTTCGTCGGCATCTGCGTGTCCTGGCGATAGTAGGCACGCAGCCAGTGGTTCTCGATCGGCGCCCAGGCGACCCCAATGCGAGGATCGACCTTGCGAGAGACGTCGCCGTTGTCGATCCAGGTCGCGTAGGCTCCCCCCTCGAACTGGAGGTCGTTCGAAACATCCCAGGTCACGTTCGCATAGAGGCGGGCCGCGTCGCCGTCGCTCGAAAACTCCAGAGGATCGAAGCTGAAATTCCGGATGAGGTCCCACGAATACTCGGACACTTCGCTATCGAAGCGGCTGCCCTCGGCCCGTAACGCACCGTCAGCGGTCCGACGCCGAAGAGATGGCTGACGCCGTATGTCAAATTCTTGTCGCGGAAAGACTGTTCCACCATGAAGGGGCCGTAAGAGTTCTCCATGTAGAAGCTCTGGTCGGTGTGCGTCCTCGACGCGACGGCGAAGGCCTGGATCACATTCTCGTCGGAAATCACATGGTTCCAGGCGCCGCCGACTTCCCGCACCTTGGTCGTTCTCTCGTCAAACGGCGTCGGAAAATCGGATTGCCCCGGGAAACCCCTCTCGACGTTGCGCGTATTCGCGAAAAGGAAGATGCCATCGGTAAGGCTTGGCCGCATGCCCAACTCGAACACCGCCCCCTCGAGATTGTTCTCGTCGTTCGTGCGCTCGCTCTGCGGGTGCGACGTCACGCCCTGGAAGTAGTAGCTGAGCGGAATTGTCGAATAGTTGGTGCC contains:
- a CDS encoding class II glutamine amidotransferase → MCRWAAYRGEPLYLEEIVSSPAHSLIEQSHCATRAKTATNGDGFGIAWYGDHPHPGRYRDILPAWSDCNLKSLARQIRSPLFLAHVRAATGGGTRRDNCHPFVHDVWSFMHNGQISDFEHLRRPLETMLDNDLYAARTGATDSELLFLLALQFGLDRDPLGAVAETVAFVERLAGHLERRVLVRFTAAFSNGRKLYAVRYATDFRAPTLYAAPMGGRGGYCLVSEPLNDDSEAWVEIPDGCAVVLDEDGVDVCLFSPAGRPAEAIEKLALAL
- the coaBC gene encoding bifunctional phosphopantothenoylcysteine decarboxylase/phosphopantothenate--cysteine ligase CoaBC — its product is MSVAGKRILLIISGGIAAYKSLDLIRRLRERGAAVRPVMTAGAQQFVTPLAVGALAADRVYTDVFSREDEQDVGHIRLARECDLVIVAPATADLMAKMANGLADDLASTILLATDRPVLVAPAMNPKMWAHPATRRNVETLRADHIRFIGPNSGEMAESGEAGAGRMAEPLEIVARAETLLDDQPKPLAGRKAIVTSGPTHEPIDPVRYIANRSSGRQGHAIAAALAKLGADVALVTGPVTIPDPEGVTVVRVERAEEMLNAVLAELPADIAVMVAAVADWRVASEASEKVKKQADGVPPALQLAENPDILKTIGHHALRPKLVIGFAAETQNVEENGRAKLQRKGADFIVANDVSPATGIMGGPRNSVRIISAGGTEQWPELAKEEVAERLAALIAERTTEPAARKPR
- a CDS encoding pirin family protein, with the protein product MSLRPVKHESIARPTMEGAGVKLHRVFGFGDPSMTDPFLMMDDFRNDDPKDYIRGFPWHPHRGIETITYVLAGTVEHGDSLGNRGLMGAGDVQWMTAGSGILHQEMPKGDFAGRMHGFQLWANLPSSLKMTSPRYQDIKAADIPVVVDDDGTAVRIISGSFWGKSGPVDGIAAEPVYLDVSVPPGQKKTLPIDAYRSAFAYIFAGSGTFRDASKPFGVKVEKEFAGEELNIRDLSGDRTLVVFDTGDHITVQAGEKGIRFLLVTGKPIQEPVAWHGPIVMNTREELQQAMRELQNGTFIKPAH
- a CDS encoding TonB-dependent receptor, which gives rise to MSEYSWDLIRNFSFDPLEFSSDGDAARLYANVTWDVSNDLQFEGGAYATWIDNGDVSRKVDPRIGVAWAPIENHWLRAYYRQDTQMPTNYTLSPISTVGLAPLDLSLFIGGQTETAAVRWDAEWSERFFTAVEYQHQTFDGVAMEIPGLLGYFDTITGKIDRFSISANYWIGGGLGAFGTMSWNDSEDTTPVTGGDFGVPLIPDYVGQVGFTYVSEARWKATVAQTFVGPRVGAKIGAEIDDYNTTDIAFGWKSDSGHLEAGLQLLNAFDNDFEVAYGIPGPGRTILGTIRAKF
- a CDS encoding potassium channel family protein, translating into MDEPHPDTRRQPLVDALRRRLRQLYFGGDASAVQFQIAMLLIDVAVILFFLAGPYLRKGPSYVVIDFAVAAVIAFELAARALIAPNLRYWLTRPLTWVDFIILATLLFPNQLSNFAFLRVLRIWAISQSKLVTLFLRRRGYQAYEDVIQACVNFVVFLFVVTGFVYSNFFYADEGAAGFVDALYFTVATVTTTGFGDITLPGTLGKLTSIVTMIIGISLFVRLAQAIVRPYKVTYSCPECGLGRHDADAVHCKACGHILNIPDEGS